tttattctcatttacttatttatatttatctctagttacgtattgaccctttttattcatttatatctattttaattattcattgatcctatctatttatttatttatataattatatggtttaatattgaaataaaaattatgataaataaagatttgattaatgtagttggaggtatgaccttggggatttaaacgagttagtatcactcaagatgagatgttcttgagttactttgttggccatgaactcatttatcctgactagtcactacaaaattaatcaatatctttataaaagtataataaagatCCCGTTTTATGGAATTGgaagaattttcatttcattttatttattatgatatgttattttttttgtgatatttgtctcacttccctatttcttttgattgtgtgcgaaaaacaaaattttataacattatcatagatggctgctccgaacacgcctgatcccttcttcgccgacattgtggttgtttttccggaaaatgcatggcaaaccaatatagtgaataattctgtaacatttcagggaacgagaaactctaccattacttttctctctgctccgaatgcaccgattgtcatcgaaggacaaatcggagttaccttttatttacccccaacagtccaagtgaatcctatccataacctttttcctccacctgtttgataaACCGTATATGAAggggaaactgtaaataaataatccttcttcctcttccagtacaggaaatataaaatgtactaaacAATGTGGATATAGAAAGTATatagtattgtaaatatatatataaatgtgaatattttaaatataattatatcttAGTGTATAAATTTTCGcctctaaatatttataagtatactataataaataaataaataaaattttttttttatcgtcacAAAAACGATtagatatattaattaagatagtaaaatgcatataacaaattttataagaacaaaaatatccttttagACACTAACTACTAATGTAGAAGAAtgactttgaaatttttaaactctctactaaaaaaatatatctctgATACTTCAAGAGTCTCCTAGAGTAAAAGTTTCAAATGTGAAAATCGTAAACTTTTGAAAGATATGTCTTTaagtattgaaaaaaaaatttggtgatgaaattattataattttttgtgaaaaaattgtCTTTCTGCTActccttcaaatttttttttttgaatatgtTTTGTAAATGGTAAATTGCACATTAGATGAACATAGTGACAGAGATAAAAGCAACAATGAAAGAAATTTTGATTTGGctgaattttttaattgttttttttttataaaatttttagatatttaacactatttttgtttatttttgtttgctCATTGTTTTGTTAACttaaattttcttatgtttaattatatttaatttttagcaacattaaaacatagttattttattatttaattattttttttatttttattgttgaacattaaataaaatatgaaacacatatatatcatttatggacatttttatcttttaaataaaataaaataacattaataataattaggtcaaatttaatttaatatcatatctatgtatattttataaaatttaatacatattaattttctttaaccAGCCGAGAACACGAGTTAACATAACCTTAAATGTTTCTAAAACAAAACAAGTATTTTGTGAATTTTAACTGCCACATTTATTAGTGATATGACATTTAGTGGTTCACAAATTAAGTGTCATCAATATTGTCGtatattcaataataattataagatgTACTCATTATTgtattaaatagataaattctAGCACCATTATTTGTAGGGTCCGTTTAACCAGcaattaagaataattaatatgtttttaattttgtgaaggtatatagttaataaataattataatattaaataaattttgacttaattattataaatgtaattattttatttaaaggataaaagtgTTTATGAATGatatatagtttaattaataatttatttgatgcatgcttctaaaaaacaaaaaaaaattaaataagaaagtaattatattttaatattattcaaaattaaaatataattatacgtaaaaaaattaaaggagaCACAAATGATATTatgaagaaaggaaaaatattttcatatatgaaAGTGCAATATTTTTACCATTGAATAATTTGAAAGAGACTATAAATTGtaaagagatttaaaaaaaaaaattaaagacagtacctttcaaatatttcaaagtTGCACTAAAAGACTCTTTAAgtgttagaaaaatatatttttcttgttttatagtaaatgtcttaaaaattccaaagtattttattttgtataagagatattgtttaaaatttttaaaggatatttttgtctttataaactctattatataaatctatattattttaattaatgaaattaattattttaatttttaatataagaatGGTAAAATCGAAGACTATCTTGCTTTTTAGTAGAGATtttaaaaattccaaaatattttattttgtataagaaatattgtttaaaaattataaaagacacttttgtctttataaaatcttatataaacttatattattttaattaatgaaattaattatttcaatttttaatataaaaatggtaaaatcaAAGActattaattatatcttaacTAATGCTCTAAGGACACTCATTAATGCTAGCCAGAaccaatataatttataatttttcattttacaattttcatcttaaaaactgaaattattgatttcaataattaaaataatttaaatttatataccagattttataaagacaaagaTGTCGTTTAGAATTTCTAACAATATTTATGATACagaataaatactttaaaattctTAAGGTCTCTACTAGAatgtaagtaaaaaaatatctcTTACACTTGAATAGTCTCCCATTGGACATTTAAAATGTTTGAAAGGtataatctttaaaaaaaatctctcgTCCTTCCCGATATCTTTCGTTActtcttcaaataaaatttcttttttttacgcttaatttattatttaattattttttaactttttctagGTATATATCAAATGAATTTCTAAAATGAGAACTATATATCATTTATGAACATTTTTATCccttaaataaagtaaatttgtatttgtaattattaaatcaaGATTAATTTAATACTATAATTAACGATGCATTTTTgtaagataaaatattaattatttttaacgaGTGTTCTTAGAACACACCAATATTCTTAAAACACTGATTAAATAgatcttttatataaaataaatactatttatcacaaattttaacatatgGGTATGAAAGAATTAAAGCCATAAGTTTTACATTCTCTCATTTCTCTTTCGATACTcgtttaattttctattttataaaagtagatgaaattattttatatattttttaaaataattttaagtgaattatataatataaatcttttagttttcttatttcaaCATATGTGTAAATATCAGTTTACGTCTTCTTCGTTTTTCTATGTTGCccagataaaattaaaaatataattaaaagaagcCATATATTGttgtcttaaaaaattaaaggcttaaatatctttttcgtcctcattttcatagtgtttgttgcagatggccttattttgatagaatgtttagaatggtcctcattttgaccgaatgtttaaaatagtcctcattttcgcaattcgtattttattttgtccttttctgtgacgtcgtttaaatcagtaacgaagtactgtacaggtggcactgtttgtattacgttgcatttggggtgtgttacgtgtactgtacagatgactaattaacgttaactttttaatttgggagaaattttgcaattagggctTGAGTTGGATTGCAGTCGTGCTCTTCATTGTTGGAGACGATTTTTTCATCTTtgtctttcttgagctcggatttgcagaggaaTCAGCTAATACTTGTCATCTCATCGTTAGATTGCAGTCacgctcttcatttcaattttccagttaatcatcatcaacgaggtaagtgggtttagggttttctggattgtgtttgctcgtggggttagggttttcgtaattctattttggagtttgtttgtgtttggatttttatgatgttctgcatggtttctTAATTATCACATTTGTAcggtacacgtaacacaccccaatgcaacgtaatacaaacagtgtcacatgtacaatgctctgttaatgatttaaacggcgtcacagaaaaggacaaaataaaacacgaattgtgaaaataaggatcattttaaacatttggtaaaaatgatgaccattttaaacattatgtcaaaatgaAGACCATCCGCAATAAACACTACGAAAACTACGAAAATGAGAacgaaaaaagtatttaagccaaaattaaaaaaagagccaatattgtttataaaaaaactgGAGAATTAAAGGGTTGATAAAGATATAGAAAAACTTtgttacatttattattttgaattttttcagCAATTGTAAAACTAGATTTAACAAGGGATGGGATGAATTGAGATTTAAAATGAATGTGATTAATTAAGTTATACGTTGAACGTTAAAGTTGATATGCATCAAGAACTCTTTTGTCTTGTTATGATCTCAATTCCTATAAATATCATTTAGCTTCTCCACTTCTAAATCAAACTGATTATGAGATTTGGTCTTCATTTGAATATCATGTCtatactttttgttttctcgCTTCTTCTTCTCTTAGAAGTACCCAAGTTGTGCACAgctgaaaaaaaagaagagaagtgGAATTATTTCATGCTTGTTCAACAATGGCCGACAGGTTTTTGCGAATACCAAATTATTGCTGGAAAACGAAAATGTTATATAACACCAGATAAATTTGTTATTCATGGACTGTGGCCTCAAAGAAATGATGGTAAAGTTCCTAAATGCCAAAGTAAGACGCCCCTTTATAGGAGGGTGAGTATACATCTCTTTTTGTTATGGTTAATTAGAAGTTAGAACTCTAatgtgtgttttattttatattttatacactaatGTGTTTcctgttttcataaaaaataaattctgttTATTTAGGATTTAAAACCGTTGGATCAAGCACTTCGTTCGGATTGGCCAAATTTAGTTGGCCAAGATTTTAACTTCTGGAAAAGTCAATGGGGAAAGCATGGAGGATGTGCAGAGGCAACACTCCCAAAAGCGGAATATTTCAACCTGGCTTTGCATATTTATGACCAAAATAAGATATTGAATATTCTTGAAAAGGAGCAAATAGTCCCAGATGACAAAAAACTTTATAATGTTAGTTCCGTTGTTGCTGCAGTTCACAACCACACTAGTCATGATCCTGAGCTTTCTTGTTATCATGATCCAAAACTCAATGTTACTGTTCTCTATCAAATTAGGATTTGTTTGACGAAAAATGGAACCTCACTCACAAACTGTCTGAACCCTGATAGTTCTTGTGGTGACCAGAGTTTATTATTTccaaaaaaggaagaagaaaaataatttttaataattaaaatttgacaactttctcttataatatgAGATGATACTTTTTGagtgttttttcatttttcattatcttattCTTTTACATTTCAAAACTACTTAAAAGATGTCATCTTCGAttaagaaaattgtcaaaatttagttatcaaaaatatcattatcctttccaaaataatttatgcaccaataatatttaataaataaaatacaagtaTTCCTCTTCCTTGCAATTTCCTTCTGTAACGTCATTGTGCATTTAGAGATGTATTTTGAATCCATATATACCACTAAAGTGCAACGTGCATTACgatatgaaataataatatttcttttaataataacaaaattaaatgaatgaTTGATTGAATTTTTGTCTTATGCTTTGATGTTTGTTTGGAAGtgttcactttttattttgaaaaataaagaagtaaattgattcaaagttttaaaataaattaattttaaaattcatttaaaattaaaagataaaaatatatttaatctgaCTAAAATATATGAATCATAAGATgatatatatcatttaattgGGTTTGTAGTTGGTGTGGGTTTGTGTAATTATGTAGcgcttttaatcattttaaaagtaattcaaCAAAGGAGATAAAAGATGAATcgtattttgttaaaaaaatcacGAACCATAAGTATCAGTTAATTGTGTTTCTCCGTTTAACTTCACTTTTTTCTACTTAAATATGCTTTTCACTccttgtaaaaaaaatagattttgattttgatctctcaattattatattttattacttaaaattaaaaattatgatttttatttatgatgtaatatgCTGGTTAAATATCTATGCGTTagataaaatactaattaaCCAATACCTTGGTGTTACCTAAcaacatgtaatataatatcaaCATGGAACATCTGAAAAACAgtttatcatttataaaataaatgttgtttacttatttgtaaatttaattttaaaaataaaaataattatttgaaattattgaaaagttaaaattaaaaattatttcactagaactaaagtaaaaatttgcatattttgtaaaaaactagaaaaaaaatctGTTAAATAAAGTAATAGCTGTCCTTGAAAAGGAGAAGAGTCCCAGATGAAAAACATCTTCATAATGCATAGGTGCAGGAAGTAAATATACGATGAAGTGTGGATGTTAGAAATATGACGTGGTTTCTTCCGAGACCTCCAATGTTTTTTCTCTGCACcccaaaattttcatataatgcCAAATATGCATCAATAATATATTGCATGTACGGGATTTCGAAATTCTATTAAGAAATTTACTGATTTCAAAACCCGATTAAAAAATTTATCGAAATCcaattaaaaaacttattaaatttcaaaaataaagttaCAAAACTTAAAGAATTTAGAATTTCAACTTACAAaaccattttaaaaattgaattttgaaatccgATTAActtctattaaattaaattaagattttaaactatattaattaaaataattaataaattttgtttaaactaactataaataaaaattcaaacaaataaaatataaattgttattttaaataaatatttaaaaataattatactaattaaaatatttattgaattttaatttaatatgggttttatattttatttaatgttcaccgataaaagttaaaaaataattaaataattaaataataaaataactaagttttaatttgttaaaaattaaatataattaaatataagaaagtttaaattaacataacaaCCAGCAAAAAATTAGTGTCAAAcatgtaaaaaatttataaaaaaaacaattaaagtatcaatttttttgtgaaacttAAAGACATATCTTTTAAAGGTTTACAGTTTTTACATTTGAAACTTTTACTTTGAGAGACTCTTGAAGTGGtaccaaagattttttttttctttttagtagagACTTAAAAATTCCAAAGTCATTCTTCTATATATTATTGTCTACAAAtttaaaaggatatttttgtctttataaaatttgttatatgtatttataatatcttaattaatatatttaattatttaaactttcaatataaaaataaaaaaattaatacaaattaatttttcttaaccACTACCCTAAGCCCTGGTCATCATTTTcctataattaaaagaaatacattATCTTAATAACTTACTTTTGCAtgtttttgaaacaaaaaagtattttgtGAATTTTAACTGCCTCATTTATTAGTGATATGACATTTAGTGGAACACAAATTAAGTGTCATCAATATTGTTgtatatcaaataattataagatgTACTCATTGTAAAGtgtcattaatatatattaaatcctataaaaatatataaatatataaataagtgtcatattaaataaaatttgacttaatatttatatatatgtaattttattttatttaaagaacaaaaataatcataaatattatacaggtatgtttaatattttatttaatgttcacaaataaaatttaaaaaataattaaataataaaataactatattttaatgttgctaaaaattaaatataattaaacataaa
This portion of the Vigna unguiculata cultivar IT97K-499-35 chromosome 6, ASM411807v1, whole genome shotgun sequence genome encodes:
- the LOC114189094 gene encoding ribonuclease 1-like; this encodes MRFGLHLNIMSILFVFSLLLLLEVPKLCTAEKKEEKWNYFMLVQQWPTGFCEYQIIAGKRKCYITPDKFVIHGLWPQRNDGKVPKCQSKTPLYRRDLKPLDQALRSDWPNLVGQDFNFWKSQWGKHGGCAEATLPKAEYFNLALHIYDQNKILNILEKEQIVPDDKKLYNVSSVVAAVHNHTSHDPELSCYHDPKLNVTVLYQIRICLTKNGTSLTNCLNPDSSCGDQSLLFPKKEEEK